From Macaca mulatta isolate MMU2019108-1 chromosome 3, T2T-MMU8v2.0, whole genome shotgun sequence, the proteins below share one genomic window:
- the KRTAP13-1 gene encoding keratin-associated protein 13-1, with protein MSYNCCSGNFSSRSFGGYLRYPASSCGFSYPTNLVSGTDLCSPSTCQLGSSLYRGRQETCWEPTSCETSFVESSPCQTSCYRPRTSLLCSPCQTTYSGSLGFGSSSCRSLGYGSRSCYSVGCGSSGFRSLGYGGCGFPSLGYGSGFCRPTYLASRSCQSSCYRPPCASGFYY; from the coding sequence ATGTCCTACAACTGCTGCTCTGGAAACTTCTCCTCCCGCTCCTTTGGCGGCTACCTGCGCTACCCAGCCTCCTCCTGTGGCTTTTCCTATCCCACCAACCTGGTCTCCGGCACTGACCTCTGCTCTCCCAGCACCTGCCAGCTGGGTTCCTCTCTCTACAGGGGCCGTCAGGAGACCTGCTGGGAGCCCACCAGCTGCGAGACGTCCTTTGTGGAGTCCAGCCCCTGCCAGACCTCCTGCTACCGCCCCAGAACCTCCTTGCTCTGCAGTCCCTGCCAGACGACTTACTCTGGGTCTCTAGGCTTTGGATCCAGCAGCTGCCGCTCCCTGGGCTATGGATCGAGGAGCTGCTACTCCGTGGGCTGTGGGTCCAGTGGCTTCAGATCCCTAGGTTATGGAGGCTGTGGCTTCCCTTCCCTGGGCTATGGCTCTGGATTCTGCCGCCCAACCTACTTGGCTTCTAGGAGCTGCCAGTCTTCTTGCTACAGACCACCTTGTGCATCAGGCTTCTATTATTGA